CCAATTTATCGTAATCGATTAGTTAACATGTTGGTTAACCGTATTCTGAAACACGGAAAAAAATCATTGGCTTATCAAATTATCTATCGAGCCTTGAAAAAGATTCAACAAAAGACAGAAACAAATCCACTATCTGTTTTACGTCAAGCAATACGTGGAGTAACTCCCGATATAGCAGTAAAAGCAAGACGTGTAGGCGGATCGACTCATCAAGTTCCCATTGAAATAGGATCCACACAAGGAAAAGCACTTGCCATTCGTTGGTTATTAGGGGCATCCCGAAAACGTCCGGGTCGAAATATGGCTTTCAAATTAAGTTCCGAATTAGTGGATGCTGCCAAAGGGAGTGGCGATGCCATACGCAAAAAGGAAGAGACTCATAGAATGGCAGAGGCAAATAGAGCTTTTGCACATTTTCGTTAATCCATGAACAGGATCGATATAGACACATAGATTCATGGATCCATACATCTCGATCGGAAAAGAATCAATAGAAAAAGAAAGAATCGGAATTGATCGATATATTTCTCGAAACAAACGAAAAGGAAACGAAAGCTGAAACATAAATCATGGATCAACTAAGCCCTCTCGGGGACTTGCTTAAGAATAAGAAAGAGGAATCTCATGTAAATACCATGGAATAAGGTTTGATCCTATTCATGGGGATTCCGTAAATATTCCCATTCCAAAACTAGAAAGTTCGAAACAATTGGGATTTTTTTTGGAGATTGGATGCAGTTACTAATTCATGATCTGGCATGTACAGAATGAAAACTTCATTCTCGATTCTACGAGAATTTTTATGAAAGCCTTTCATTTGCTTCTCTTCGATGGAAGTTTTATTTTCCCAGAATGTATCCTAATTTTTGGCCTAATTCTTCTTCTGATGATCGATTCAACCTCTGATCAAAAAGATATACCTTGGTTATATTTCATCTCTTCAACAAGTTTAGTAATGAGCATAACGGCCCTATTGTTCCGATGGAGAGAAGAACCTATGATTAGCTTTTCAGGAAATTTCCAAACGAACAATTTCAACGAAATCTTTCAATTTCTTATTTTACTATGTTCAACTCTATGTATTCCTCTATCCGTAGAGTACATTGAATGTACAGAAATGGCTATAGCAGAGTTTCTGTTATTCGTATTAACAGCTACTCTAGGAGGAATGTTTTTATGCGGTGCTAACGATTTAATAACTATCTTTGTAGCTCCAGAATGTTTCAGTTTATGCTCCTACCTATTATCTGGATATACCAAGAAAGATGTACGGTCTAATGAGGCTACTACGAAATATTTACTCATGGGTGGGGCAAGCTCTTCTATTCTGGTTCATGGTTTCTCTTGGCTATATGGTTCATCCGGGGGAGAGATCGAGCTTCAAGAAATAGTGAATGGTCTTATCAATACACAAATGTATAACTCCCCAGGAATTTCAATTGCGCTTATATTCATCACTGTAGGAATTGGGTTCAAGCTTTCCCCAGCCCCTTCTCATCAATGGACTCCTGACGTATACGAAGGAGTGCGGTTCGTTCGATAAATTCCTACCTCTCTATCTATCTCTGAGATGTTTGGATTTTTCAAAACTCCATGGACATGCAGAAGAGAAATGCTATCCCCACTCAGACCAAGACATAACTTTGACTTGTTCAAATAACAATTAAGGTGAAGCAGGGTCAGGAACAACGATTCTCTTTATGATAAACAGATCCATTTTGCAAGTTCGTTATTACGGGTAGTTCCTACAAAGGATCGGACTAATGACGTATACAATACTTGAATTCTCGATGTAGATGCTACATAGTTGGTTCTCATCCTTCAGAGACTACGAGTGTAATAGGAGCATCCGTCGACAAAAGGATCACCCTAAGATGATCATCTCATGGCTATTGAGAACGAATCAAATCAGATGGTTCTATTTCTCAATCTTTCTGACTTGCTCCTACGGAACCAAGGTCGAAAAGATTGAGAAAAATCAGTCATTCACAACCACTGATGAAGGATTCCTCGAAAAGTTAAGGATTAGTAATCCGTTTTAGAAATCGAATGGGTTCGATCTTATACATACGCGAGGAAGGTAATCAAAAAAAAGAAAGAAGATAAGTTCTTCTTTACTTTTATCACTTAGGAGCCGTGCGAGATGAAAGTCTCATGCACGGTTTTGAATGAGAGAAAGAAGTGAGGAATCCTCTTTTCGACTCTGACTCTCCCACTCCAGTCGTTGCTTTTCTTTCTGTTACTTCGAAAGTAGCTGCTTCGGCTTCAGCCACTCGAATTTTCGATATTCCTTTTTATTTCTCATCAAACGAATGGCATCTTCTTCTGGAAATCCTAGCTATTCTTAGCATGATATTGGGGAATCTCATTGCTATTACTCAAACAAGCATGAAACGTATGCTTGCATATTCGTCCATAGGTCAAATCGGATATGTAATTATTGGAATAATTGTTGGAGACTCAAATGGTGGATATGCGAGCATGATAACTTATATGCTGTTCTATATCTCCATGAATCTAGGAACTTTTGCTTGCATTGTATTATTTGGTCTACGTACCGGAACTGATAACATTCGAGATTATGCAGGATTATACACAAAAGATCCTTTTTTGGCTCTCTCTTTAGCTCTATGTCTCTTATCTCTAGGAGGTCTTCCTCCACTAGCAGGTTTTTTCGGAAAACTCCATTTATTCTGGTGTGGATG
The DNA window shown above is from Gossypium arboreum chloroplast, complete genome and carries:
- the ndhB gene encoding NADH dehydrogenase subunit 2, which gives rise to MIWHVQNENFILDSTRIFMKAFHLLLFDGSFIFPECILIFGLILLLMIDSTSDQKDIPWLYFISSTSLVMSITALLFRWREEPMISFSGNFQTNNFNEIFQFLILLCSTLCIPLSVEYIECTEMAIAEFLLFVLTATLGGMFLCGANDLITIFVAPECFSLCSYLLSGYTKKDVRSNEATTKYLLMGGASSSILVHGFSWLYGSSGGEIELQEIVNGLINTQMYNSPGISIALIFITVGIGFKLSPAPSHQWTPDVYEGSPTPVVAFLSVTSKVAASASATRIFDIPFYFSSNEWHLLLEILAILSMILGNLIAITQTSMKRMLAYSSIGQIGYVIIGIIVGDSNGGYASMITYMLFYISMNLGTFACIVLFGLRTGTDNIRDYAGLYTKDPFLALSLALCLLSLGGLPPLAGFFGKLHLFWCGWQAGLYFLVSIGLLTSVVSIYYYLKIIKLLMTGRNQEITPHVRNYRRSPLRSNNSIELSMIVCVIASTIPGISMNPIIAIAQDTLF
- the rps7 gene encoding ribosomal protein S7 translates to MSRRGTAEEKTAKSDPIYRNRLVNMLVNRILKHGKKSLAYQIIYRALKKIQQKTETNPLSVLRQAIRGVTPDIAVKARRVGGSTHQVPIEIGSTQGKALAIRWLLGASRKRPGRNMAFKLSSELVDAAKGSGDAIRKKEETHRMAEANRAFAHFR